Sequence from the Pan paniscus chromosome 4, NHGRI_mPanPan1-v2.0_pri, whole genome shotgun sequence genome:
CAAGTcataagaaaatgtgaaagaagtttttttttttttaatttcactgaaGAGATGACCACAGTATATTCAGTTATTGAAGAGTTTTAATAAAAGGAACTATTTACAAGGGTATGGGTACAGTTAAGGCAAATCAACAAGGTTTGAACCTTCTTGGGACTAGAGAATCTAGCAATAGGAGACAGTTACGAGAAGCCAGAAAAGACCTAGAGCTATAAGAGGGCCACTGGAGCAGAGCTGTGGCCACTCACAATCTCTTGCTAAGTATATGAGAAAGAGAAGGAGCAAATATTTCAGCCTCACTTTTCTATCACTCTCCAAACCCACCATGAATAAAGCCAGAAAAGAGAGTATGCAGTTCTTTAGTAGTCAGCCTCCCAGGAACACAGAACAAGAGAGATAAAGATGGAAAATAGATCAGGAAGGGCAAAAAGAATATCCTGCACAATGGCCATTTTGTAAAGCTATATGCGCAAGACACAATGCTTCAATGTGCTACCAGCATCTTCAACTATGTCCAAATCTTCCCTCTAAATCTTCTCTTCCTATTACCAGTGGCATCACCATCCTCTCACACAGTAATTTTGATTAATCTACTCCCTCTTCCTCATTCTTCAAGTATCCAATCATTTGTCAATTATGCTTTCACAACTTACCTCAACTTCTTTGTCAGTCTATTTCCATTGCTCTTTGTTCATGCTCTCATTCTCTTACCTGGTTAACATCAGTTGTCTTAGCAAACTTGCCACTTTGAAACATCCCCCACTGCCATTTATGTTACTCAGTGCTACTGGACTAATCTTTGTGAATTAGTTTCACTACCATTATTGTTGCTCAAAAACGTTTAATGACTTTTACTGCCTACCGTAAGTCCAAACTCCTTAGCCTACTACTCAAAGACCTCAGTAACCTGGTTCCAACTtaattttctcaatttatttctcacaactctCTTTTATCTTAGTACAAATTAGACATTTGTTAGCTGGAAGTCAATGAAGCTTAGTAGAAGGAGCGAAACGACTAGAATTGGTCAAACTTGGATTCAACTCTCAGTTCTACCATGTCACCAGCTGGGGGTCCTTGGGAGTTACTTTTCTGGCATGAGATTTAGCAACCTTATCTGTGAAGCAGGTTACTGAATGATGCAATGAGAACATTTGTAAATGTACCTAGTGTTTGGCATCCAATACGCATACTTCTCCAAATACGCTCCATGTTTCTGCCTATCTGTCCTCCACCTAAAAtgccctctttctcctcccaccttctctATAAGACCAGTCTTTTAAGGTTAAATGTTATATGCTCCACAATGCCTCTCTTGATCCTTCTTCCTACCTGAAGTCACCTCTCCTCAACACTCACATTATTTATACCTTCCTAATATTAACAAATACTTAAAACATTACAGATGGCTAGCAGAATTCATCTCTCTCCTACTAGAGTTGAAGCAGCAGTGATTTAGAGAACTACCACATGGAAGCTCACCCAGCAAGTAAAGGGCAAAGCCTAAAGACCATGCATGTCTCGGGTACTAAGATATAAAAGTATGCCTTTTGCTAGTCTGTCCCACCTCTTCATTAGGGGCCATATAGTAAAATTACTGTGTACCAGAGACTACAGTAAGCCCTTCTTTATATGCATTCTTTCACTGAATCTGCCCAACAATCCTATGTAGCAGGTATTACCATAGCCTATTTTTTTACAAATAAGGCAAGTGAGGCTCGGGCCAGTTTGTCCAAGGTCGCAGTGCTAGAAAGTGACTGTGTCAGGAACAGTATTTGGTCTATTGGACGCCCAAATTTACGTCCTTAAGGGCTATGAAATATTAAATCAGACACCCACTATGAAGCAAATTACATTTGCAACGTAAGCATCAAAGACAAAATACACCTTTGATTTCTAAAAAGTAATCAATTAAGGAGAAAAGAGTCTTAATTTTCATCAGAGAATGTACATTCAATGACAATGGAACTAACTCCAATTTGGATGGTGTGAACAATATGAGATTGTGACACAATGCTGTAAAGGAAAAGATGcatcatctcaaaataaattgaattcccatttcaaaataaattgaattCCAACCAGAACGCAAGGTATATGAAGACAGCAACCAGGTTTGTCTCACTGCTGTGTACCTCCACATCATAGAACTGTCTTACACAAAGGTGCCTAACACCCAATGAAATTGACGATAAACACTGGGAAATAAGCACACTGTTTAAATGGCAAAAGTTTACACTTGAGAACTTTATAGCAGGAAATGATAGCTATTTCAGATAGATTTTTTAAGTAAACCATACAAAGTGGTAAAAGAattaaagagacaaagaaagcctcCCTGAATAGAGAAGGAAACAGTTAAGAATAACTACCAAAGGTGTCTTCCTGAATCCTTTCCCTCTCTGAAGGTTCAAATCATCTGGCTtcaaatgaaagtaaaaaagtAGGTGGAAAATAGAGAATTGCCCTTCTAGTCTTCCTACTTTGGAATTCCTTTTAAATAGCAGCtttcaaatatctttttataataaatgttttacCTTGTAACATTTAAATTCTCATTCAAGGCAAATATGAAGTTCACTCAAAAGCAGGACAGCTAAGGAGTTATTTGACTAGGCAGTCTTTGTTGCTGTTTCAAAAGGCCAAAATAAGGCTGAGGAGGAAAATTTCCCCAATGATCACTCTTAAAGTGATTCAATAAATTGGTTACGATGGAGAAAGACACTTAGCCTAAGTGCAAGTGCTGTCTTTTTGGGTAAAATCCGTGTAGTCTAGATGCAGTTCTGCTCAAAATCCAACATCCAAATGCCTATCTGCAATCAGCAGACGCGGGCAGACAAAATTTAACCTAAAATGCAAACTCTCAAAACTTAAGCACACTTAAAAGGTAAACTAAATAAGTTTACAAATCCAATAACTGATACCATCACTTCTGGTTTTGAAGGAAATCATAAATGCAAAATTCTCCAGTATCCTCAATCTTTTAGGTttacttaaaaattatgaaaattagatTTGAATATGAAACGTTCCAAATCACTAAGTTaacaatggatgaatgggtacAATCAGTATAGTCATTCTGATTTGATAGTTACCACTGTGAACCTTAACCACTTGCAGGCTTTTTTTTGGATACAGTAAATCAGTACCAATGAGAGCTTTTTAAATGACCTGAAAAACACTACAGATATTCCAAtcaaaaaatctaaaatgctccaaaatccgaAATTTTTTGAGTGCAGACATGacattcaaaggaaatgctcattgaagcagtttggattttacatttttgtatgaGAGCTGCTCAGCTGGTAAACATAAtggaaatattcaaaaattgaaaaaaatctaaaactcaaAACACTTCTGGGCCCAAGAATTTcagataaggaatactcaacctgtatcaTCTCTAACAGCCTTTCAAACCACTTTCAACTAATGACTActgaatttatacttttaaaagaatgtaaATGCAAAAGATCTTCACATTAAGATGAAAAATAGGAGGTTCACTTTTATTTTGCTAATCCGTCAAAATACATTCAAGCATGGCACAAAAATTATATTCAACACTAGGTTCTGTACCACCTGCTCCCATGAACTCTTAAATCTGAATAATGTTCAGATAATTCTCATAGGTGGAAGTGGTCAAAACATACAACCAATTGTCCCTCCTCCCCAAGTCCCACATGCCAAAATGTTTGCATATAAACTGACAAGAGGAACCCAGAAGTGACTAAATACCACTATGCTTTTTTCTTCACTACAAATAGCAATTTTAAGGGTAGACACATGACAATGAAGTGTTAATATACCATGAACAGAACAGGTTGCCTTCCTAATACACAGAAAATCCTTTTACATAATTCATTTGCAAACTTTAGAAGCCACTATATTCCCATGTTGGGAGTAATATGACAACAACCTTATTAAACTGAAAACCCTAAGAAAGGTGTACTATTCCAATTGACCCAGATCTTCCCACCAAAACTGAGTAAGTCAAGCAGAGTAGTATTTAACAATTACAACCAAAAATTTTAGAGAATCATTTTCTGTATCCTAGAGGCCACTCTACAGCCACCAAAAAGCTGGACCAAATTACCAAATGAAGTAGCCCACATGTAATTTGTGTATcactagaattaaaaaataagacagaaatgtATGGAAAGTGTAGAACTATTTGACAGTAAAGGATTTGACTATGTATTACCTCAATGTGCAAAAACATCCACCCCGTTTGTCATAGAGGATATAACACTATTTGTACCAACCATCCGCTACCCTTTGTCAAAGTGACTACTGAGCAGCTATAACCTAGCCTAATAATCTTAACCTTTCTTCTTACTTCTTTAAAAGCCCTgccaatcaggaaaaaaaaaaaaaaaaaaactggcaagaACTAGACCTTAGGAATTGAACAGTGACAAGAAGTTAAAAAAGgttcaatattaaaatattattttattttaaagcccaATCTTTCAGAAAGCTTCTTAGTATAGCTTTGAGCCTTCAACGTCAAtatgtcaaatatttaaatattaacatcAAGTTAAGCGTACTAGATTAAAAGGTACTCTGAACCCACCCACCAGGTTATACATACTCTCACTCAATCATGTAAAGAATTGAATTCTTTATTTATGATATCCATAAACGTTGCTATTCTCTATTTCTATCCAGAAAGGCAATTTTCTCCTATTATCAGTTTTGTTCTTCTCTTATAAACAACAACTTGAATGCTATTGCAGGAAAGGGCtacaaatatacatttgttaACCAAGCAGAATACACAGATATTTTGCTTTACAACTTGCACCTAAAATACCAGTATACGTAGCTGGTTCACTAGTTGTCATAGCAATTTAGGGCTATTGCCCAAGCTATGCATAGCAGTTTACATTTTCAAACCTCATATAGAAAGGGCTATTGTGATATGAACTGGCAACTACATTCCTGTGAAGCCCATCTCAGTTACAAGCAAATGTGTAACTTCCAATTCTGCAAAGAATTTTGATGGCAAAACTTTCAAATCTGATGCAATTGTCTTAAGCAAGTTTTTAAACAAATTGTTTCGCAGCTACTCTGCCATTCTGCCAGTAGATGGTGCTACAAAGATCGGGAAAAGGATTTCCATGAGGCCAACAGTTCggatataggaaaaaaaaaaaaaaaaaacgtttaaACCTGCTCTGAAAGTACAAAAACGCATTTGAGGGTAAAATATAACCCTTATTTTTAACCATTCATTACAGACAAACCAGTAAGAGGGATGAAACTAGGCcatctgaaaaattttaaacagtttATATGAATGACATGCTTAACACAAACTATATAGAACTACACAGTACACAGTTTGAAGTAAATTGTCATAGAAATGACCAACCATGTCAAGATGATAAGCAATTCGCTTGGTACAAGAGATGGATGCACAGAAACTTAAGAGTTTAAAAAGCCACATCCACCACTTCAAAAGTTTTGCCTGTAAGGGATATAATTCAACACGCAACTAGCAGGGCAacaggagaggggaaaaaaaccacAGGACCTCTTAAGTTTCTCTAAGTACACATCAAGAATAAAGAATTAACACGTAAAGTCTTAAACAAATATCCCTTAAAAAACGGTACGGAATGGatcctagaaaaaaaatgttagacATGTACGGTCAAACACaatgatttattaaaaataaaacgtaAAAATGATTTTTGTACATATGCTTCCAAATTTCAGGCATGGGATCCAAGTAGATTTCATAGAAAACGCTGTAGCCAGGTTATCAAGTCCTTACAACAAAGTATAActaccccccaccccaacccccacccagGTTTTGCTACAGAATCAGCAAgttcactccctccctccccccaaaaaacacaaattaaaacaagacaTTTTGCTAGTATAAAAACGACCAAGGtccaagtaataataaaaaaatagagtcCATCAATGACTGTAACACAAAAATGTGTATGTGGGGCCGAGTCCATCTTCAGAGGGAGAGACAAGAGAGGTGGCAGGCAAATAGAGGAACACCCCCAAGGGTAAGCAGCCTTAGAAGTGGCTCCCCCAAGGGCAAAACAGGGAAGGcggtgtgtgtgagggggtggGGCTTAGGAGTTGACCCCACTTGGGCTGTTGAAAAGAGCTACCCCTATAGCCACTCCCaggcattttaaattttcttttagaagGAGCTGCCTCCATAGCCACCCCCACCGCCATAGCCGCCTCTGTAAGGTCCACTATTACTGCGACCGCCCCAGCTACTGcctcctccgccgccgccgccgccgccgctcttCATGGGCCCATAGGAGGACTGATGCTGGCTGTAGCTGCCGAAGCCGCCGAAGCCGTTACCGTAGTCGCTCCCACCGTAGGACgaaccgccgccgccgcctccgtaGGCATTGtagccgccgccaccgccgccgccgtaACCACCGTAGCTGTTGtaaccgccgccgccgcccttgGAAAGGCCGTTCTGGTCTCGACCACCGCCGCGCCCCCGGCCGCCTCGGCCGCCCCGGGAGGATCGGGAGCCGCCTCCACCCCCACCGGAGTAGATATCCTCCTTGGGGACTGCCTTCTTCACCTCCACGCGATGGCCCTGAATCGGATGGAACTTGACCACCGCGGCCTTGTCTGCCGCGTCGTGATTCTGGAAATACACGAAGCCGAATCCACGCTTCTTGCCTGACTGCTTGTCGGCAATAATCTCGGCCTTTTCCACGGTGCCAAACTGCGAGAAGTGCTCGATCAGGTCGCCCTCAGCCACGTCTCCTTTAAGGCCTCCGACAAAGAGCTTCTTAACCTTGGCGTGGGCACCGGGCCGCGCCGAATCCTCCCGGGACACCGCCCGCTTCAGCTCCACAGTGTTGCCGTCCACGGCATGGGGCGAGGCGGCCATGGCGGCGTCCGCCTCCTCCACATTGGAGTAGGTCACGAAGCCAAAGCAACGGGAGCGCTTGGTCTGGGGATTCACCACCACCACGCAGTCCGTCAGAGtcccaaaggcctcaaagtggccGCGCAGGCCCGACTCACTCGTCTGCACATTGAGGCCGCCGATGAACAGCTTACACAACTGAGAATTCTCCATCTCCAAGGCCCGGGCCTTGCCCCCGCCCTGCGAGCTCCGAGGTTTCGCCGTCGCCGCCGTTATCGTTGGTTAAGGCCTCTACACAGCTTGGGCCCAGCCGTTGCTGGAGCCACCCCCGCCGGTCACCGACGgggaagggaaaaagggaaggggagggaaggaaggaagagaggaagggggagggaaggggagcgGTGCCGGCTAAAGGGCGAGCCGAGGAGACTGGAAGACAACCAAGGCCACCGCTACCGCCGCCGCCACCTCCGCTCCCCTATCTGGGCACCACACAAAGAGGCCGCTGAACGCGCGCGCACCCTCCCCGAGGCGTGCGTCACCGCCGACGTACCGCAGCCTAGGGCTACCAGCCAATCCCCGCCTCGCTCCCCTTAATCCCGCCTACCGCGCCGCAGCGCCGCTCTAGATCACGGGCTCCCCGCCCTCCGCGGTCTATTCAAGCCCGCG
This genomic interval carries:
- the HNRNPA0 gene encoding heterogeneous nuclear ribonucleoprotein A0, which translates into the protein MENSQLCKLFIGGLNVQTSESGLRGHFEAFGTLTDCVVVVNPQTKRSRCFGFVTYSNVEEADAAMAASPHAVDGNTVELKRAVSREDSARPGAHAKVKKLFVGGLKGDVAEGDLIEHFSQFGTVEKAEIIADKQSGKKRGFGFVYFQNHDAADKAAVVKFHPIQGHRVEVKKAVPKEDIYSGGGGGGSRSSRGGRGGRGRGGGRDQNGLSKGGGGGYNSYGGYGGGGGGGYNAYGGGGGGSSYGGSDYGNGFGGFGSYSQHQSSYGPMKSGGGGGGGGGSSWGGRSNSGPYRGGYGGGGGYGGSSF